In Pyxicephalus adspersus chromosome 12, UCB_Pads_2.0, whole genome shotgun sequence, a genomic segment contains:
- the CREB3L4 gene encoding LOW QUALITY PROTEIN: cyclic AMP-responsive element-binding protein 3-like protein 4 (The sequence of the model RefSeq protein was modified relative to this genomic sequence to represent the inferred CDS: inserted 1 base in 1 codon; substituted 3 bases at 3 genomic stop codons), with product MDSTRPELLLGPLFDAQDDLFHPQGFPGSDPIAFPLSESQGFASDKLYEEWQLSGRAGLNEREDAEDYLQMMINPNDVYSTEATASESPESDSGFSDDPRPETPINHEAPLAPAAPVYELVYDIGAMEERKVHGEMSSVISIQLGNGGRGFVDPLIXFRACRIIXSITPXHLKEESESPIXGFYIFLQSHFSNLPLTKAEERILKKVRRKIRNKQSAQDSRRRKKEYIDGLESRVAACSVQNQEL from the exons ATGGACTCTACCAGACCTGAACTGCTGTTGGGGCCTCTGTTTGATGCCCAGGATGATCTATTCCATCCGCAGGGGTTTCCGGGGTCGGACCCCATCGCCTTCCCTCTGTCGGAAAGTCAGGGATTTGCATCTGACAAACTCTACGAAGAATGGCAGCTCAGCGGGAGGGCG GGCCTGAACGAGCGCGAGGATGCCGAAGATTACCTGCAGATGATGATCAACCCCAACGATGTCTACAGCACCGAGGCGACCGCCAGCGAATCGCCAGAGAGCGACAGCGGCTTCTCGGATGACCCCCGGCCAGAGACCCCCATAAACCACGAGGCGCCCCTGGCCCCGGCCGCCCCGGTGTATGAGCTGGTGTACGATATCGGCGCCATGGAGGAGCGCAAAGTGCACGGCGAGATGAGCAGCGTCATATCCATCCAGCTAGGTAATGGGGGGAGGGGATTTGTAGACCCCCTCATATAATTTAGGGCATGTAGAATAATTTAAAGCATCACTC CCCATTTGAAAGAGGAATCTGAATCGCCTATATAAGGTTTCTACATTTTTCTCCAGTCTCACTTCTCCAACCTACCACTGACCAAG GCCGAGGAGCGGATCCTGAAGAAGGTGCGGAGGAAGATCCGAAACAAGCAGTCGGCACAGGATAGTCGGAGACGTAAGAAGGAATACATTGACGGTCTGGAGAGCCG GGTGGCCGCGTGTTCTGTGCAGAATCAGGAACTTTAG